In one Myotis daubentonii chromosome 1, mMyoDau2.1, whole genome shotgun sequence genomic region, the following are encoded:
- the NUDT14 gene encoding uridine diphosphate glucose pyrophosphatase NUDT14 isoform X1, protein MERIEGAAVARCAASPYLQPFTLHYRQNGTQKSWDFMKTYDSVTILLFNSSRRSLVLVKQFRPAVYMSEVERRFPGSLAAVEADRPRVLPEALPGSAGVMYELCAGIVDQPGLSLEEVACKEAWEECGYRLAPADLRRVATYKRGRVPSGEGRGLLCGSACAVSTHRAGVGLTGSSQTMFYAEVTDAQRGGPGGGLAEEGELIEVVHLPLGGAQAFSDNPDVPKTLGVIFGISWFLHCVGPGLGLL, encoded by the exons ATGGAGCGTATCGAGGGGGCGGCCGTGGCCCGGTGCGCAGCCTCGCCCTACCTGCAGCCGTTCACGCTGCACTACCGCCAG AATGGCACCCAGAAGTCGTGGGACTTCATGAAGACGTACGACAG tGTGACCATTCTCCTGTTCAACTCTTCCCGGAGGAGCCTGGTGCTGGTGAAGCAGTTTCGGCCGG ccgtGTACATGAGCGAGGTGGAGCGCCGCTTCCCAGGGTCCCTGGCGGCTGTGGAAGCCGACCGGCCGCGGGTGCTGCCGGAGGCACTGCCGGGCTCGGCGGGCGTGATGTACGAGCTGTGCGCCGGCATCGTGGACCAGCCGGGGCTGTCGCTGGAGGAGGTGGCCTgcaaggaggcctgggaggagtgTGGCTACCGCCTGGCCCCGGCCGACCTGCGCCGCGTCGCCACCTACAA GCGCGGGCGGGTGCCGAGCGGAGAGGGCCGGGGGCTGCTCTGTGGCTCAGCCTGCGCTGTCTCTACCCACAGGGCTGGCGTGGGACTGACCGGCTCCAGCCAGACCATGTTCTATGCGGAGGTGACAGACGCCCAGAGGGGTGGCCCAGGCGGGGGCCTGGCCGAGGAGGGCGAGCTCATTGAGGTCGTGCACCTGCCCCTGGGGGGCGCCCAGGCCTTCTCGGACAACCCGGACGTCCCCAAGACCCTCGGCGTCATCTTTGGGATCTCCTGGTTCCTCCATTGTGTGGGCCCCGGCCTGGGTCTCCTGTGA
- the NUDT14 gene encoding uridine diphosphate glucose pyrophosphatase NUDT14 isoform X2 — MERIEGAAVARCAASPYLQPFTLHYRQNGTQKSWDFMKTYDSVTILLFNSSRRSLVLVKQFRPAVYMSEVERRFPGSLAAVEADRPRVLPEALPGSAGVMYELCAGIVDQPGLSLEEVACKEAWEECGYRLAPADLRRVATYKAGVGLTGSSQTMFYAEVTDAQRGGPGGGLAEEGELIEVVHLPLGGAQAFSDNPDVPKTLGVIFGISWFLHCVGPGLGLL; from the exons ATGGAGCGTATCGAGGGGGCGGCCGTGGCCCGGTGCGCAGCCTCGCCCTACCTGCAGCCGTTCACGCTGCACTACCGCCAG AATGGCACCCAGAAGTCGTGGGACTTCATGAAGACGTACGACAG tGTGACCATTCTCCTGTTCAACTCTTCCCGGAGGAGCCTGGTGCTGGTGAAGCAGTTTCGGCCGG ccgtGTACATGAGCGAGGTGGAGCGCCGCTTCCCAGGGTCCCTGGCGGCTGTGGAAGCCGACCGGCCGCGGGTGCTGCCGGAGGCACTGCCGGGCTCGGCGGGCGTGATGTACGAGCTGTGCGCCGGCATCGTGGACCAGCCGGGGCTGTCGCTGGAGGAGGTGGCCTgcaaggaggcctgggaggagtgTGGCTACCGCCTGGCCCCGGCCGACCTGCGCCGCGTCGCCACCTACAA GGCTGGCGTGGGACTGACCGGCTCCAGCCAGACCATGTTCTATGCGGAGGTGACAGACGCCCAGAGGGGTGGCCCAGGCGGGGGCCTGGCCGAGGAGGGCGAGCTCATTGAGGTCGTGCACCTGCCCCTGGGGGGCGCCCAGGCCTTCTCGGACAACCCGGACGTCCCCAAGACCCTCGGCGTCATCTTTGGGATCTCCTGGTTCCTCCATTGTGTGGGCCCCGGCCTGGGTCTCCTGTGA